One Bifidobacterium crudilactis genomic region harbors:
- the rplL gene encoding 50S ribosomal protein L7/L12, producing MAKLSADELLDAFKEMTLVELSDFVKKFEDEFDVEAAAPVAAVAAAPGAAAGAAEEEKDEFDVILSSVGDKKIQVIKAVRALTNLGLAEAKGLVDSAPKAVLEKAKKEDADKAKAALEEAGATVELK from the coding sequence ATGGCTAAGCTCTCTGCTGATGAGCTCCTTGACGCGTTCAAGGAAATGACCCTGGTCGAGCTCTCTGACTTCGTCAAGAAGTTCGAGGACGAATTCGACGTCGAAGCTGCTGCTCCCGTAGCCGCCGTCGCCGCTGCCCCCGGTGCAGCCGCAGGTGCTGCCGAGGAAGAGAAGGATGAGTTCGACGTCATCCTGTCCTCCGTCGGTGACAAGAAGATCCAGGTCATCAAGGCCGTTCGCGCCCTGACCAACCTTGGTCTCGCCGAGGCGAAGGGTCTCGTTGACTCAGCTCCTAAGGCTGTTCTCGAGAAGGCCAAGAAGGAAGACGCCGACAAGGCCAAGGCCGCTCTCGAAGAGGCCGGCGCGACTGTCGAACTCAAGTAG
- a CDS encoding C1 family peptidase has product MTDTLKPLDQQTLTGLNTQFASSSANRVAMNAVTAAGIGEVSRNYDRSRLLQRRFSVTVDNGEVTSQERSGRCWLFSSLNVARFIAKRALNLKEFEFSQNYAMYFDKLERINYFVQDVAALIRQGEPSDSRLIQHLLQDVMGDGGQWTMAMNVYTKYGAVPKDLFPETASSKNTTEMNHQLRALLHQAVAHMYAEGADIERIMKDTVEAGHRMLTIHLGTPPTSFDWEWTDADGEFHRDGSVTPQQFWHKYVDAGLEDYVCLVDDPRAEHPKGRKIGIEHLGNVVGGAATEYLNVPGQFMKDCVRKILSEQGIPVWFGADCHPMMDRKNGAWATDLFEYGRVYGVDFDLDKEQRVRFADSAMNHAMAFVGVDVADDGSTTRRWRVENSWGCKIADKGYFTMDDPWFSEFVYEVAVPKSMLPKEYLDALEEPAIMLPAWDPMGALA; this is encoded by the coding sequence ATGACAGATACCCTTAAGCCCTTGGATCAACAGACGCTGACCGGGTTGAATACGCAATTCGCTTCGAGCTCCGCCAACAGAGTGGCGATGAATGCGGTGACGGCGGCAGGCATAGGCGAGGTCTCCCGCAATTACGACAGATCCCGTCTGCTTCAACGTCGCTTCTCCGTGACGGTCGATAACGGGGAGGTGACCTCGCAGGAGCGTTCGGGCCGTTGCTGGCTGTTCAGCTCGCTGAACGTAGCACGGTTCATCGCCAAGCGCGCGCTGAATCTCAAGGAATTCGAGTTTTCGCAGAACTATGCGATGTACTTCGACAAGCTGGAGCGCATCAACTATTTCGTACAGGACGTCGCGGCGCTGATACGTCAGGGCGAGCCCAGCGATTCCCGTCTGATTCAGCATCTGCTGCAGGACGTGATGGGTGACGGCGGACAGTGGACGATGGCCATGAACGTCTACACCAAGTATGGTGCGGTGCCGAAGGATCTCTTCCCTGAGACAGCGTCATCCAAGAACACCACCGAGATGAATCATCAGCTCCGTGCGCTGCTGCACCAGGCCGTTGCCCATATGTATGCCGAGGGCGCCGACATCGAGCGCATCATGAAGGACACCGTCGAGGCTGGGCATCGCATGCTCACCATCCACCTCGGCACGCCGCCGACGAGCTTCGACTGGGAGTGGACCGATGCGGATGGCGAGTTCCACAGGGATGGCAGCGTCACACCGCAGCAGTTCTGGCACAAGTATGTGGACGCCGGTCTCGAGGACTATGTATGCCTCGTGGACGACCCTCGTGCGGAACATCCCAAGGGGCGCAAAATCGGCATCGAGCATCTGGGCAATGTCGTCGGTGGTGCTGCAACCGAGTATCTGAACGTTCCCGGACAGTTCATGAAGGACTGTGTGCGCAAGATTCTCAGCGAGCAGGGTATTCCGGTCTGGTTCGGCGCGGATTGCCACCCGATGATGGACCGGAAGAACGGCGCATGGGCGACGGATCTTTTCGAATACGGTCGCGTCTACGGCGTCGATTTCGATTTGGACAAGGAGCAGCGTGTGCGCTTCGCCGATTCGGCGATGAACCACGCGATGGCGTTCGTCGGTGTGGATGTCGCTGACGACGGCTCCACCACCCGCCGCTGGAGGGTGGAGAACTCATGGGGATGCAAGATCGCCGATAAGGGCTACTTCACGATGGACGACCCTTGGTTCAGCGAGTTCGTGTATGAGGTCGCCGTACCGAAGTCGATGCTGCCGAAGGAATATCTTGACGCTCTCGAAGAGCCTGCCATCATGCTTCCTGCCTGGGACCCGATGGGTGCGCTCGCCTGA
- a CDS encoding 3-deoxy-7-phosphoheptulonate synthase, which yields MDGSRTENESEQHDAVRKAIAAGENPLSIDGVPRWEDEVGIDPIVNRRVLELDPLPTPARVLSDLPLTQASRDVVAYSRDELRACLYGQDDRLLVIVGPCSVHDPRAALDYAQRLARLKKELEGELMIVMRVYFEKPRTTVGWKGLINDPDIDGSHRIRKGLLLARKILLDVLSTGLPAATEFLEPTSPQFISDAITWGAIGARNTESQIHRQLASGLSMPVGFKNATDGSVKAAVDGCFTAAQQHTFFGIDHEGRAAAVETLGNPDCHVVLRGSSHGPNFDQASVREAMKSVRRELPAQSAAAHGLVIDASHGNSGKDEHRQMQVVRNIASRIAAGEQGITGLMMESFIEGGNQPAAPLAQLVYGKSITDRCISWPDTERLLRELADAVSTRRWN from the coding sequence ATGGATGGCAGTCGCACCGAGAATGAATCCGAGCAGCATGACGCCGTACGCAAGGCGATAGCCGCCGGGGAGAATCCCCTGTCGATCGACGGGGTTCCCCGTTGGGAGGATGAAGTCGGCATAGACCCCATCGTCAACCGGCGCGTGCTGGAACTCGACCCCTTGCCCACACCGGCTCGTGTACTCAGCGATCTGCCGCTGACGCAGGCTTCGCGCGATGTGGTCGCATATTCGCGCGATGAATTGCGTGCCTGCCTCTACGGGCAGGACGATCGGCTGCTGGTGATCGTCGGCCCCTGCTCGGTTCATGATCCTCGTGCGGCCCTCGACTATGCTCAACGCCTGGCACGTCTGAAGAAGGAGCTCGAAGGGGAACTGATGATCGTGATGCGGGTGTATTTCGAGAAGCCGCGCACCACCGTCGGATGGAAGGGGTTGATCAACGATCCGGACATCGATGGCAGCCATCGCATCCGCAAGGGTCTGCTTCTTGCGCGAAAGATTCTTCTGGACGTTCTGAGCACAGGACTGCCTGCGGCGACGGAGTTTCTGGAACCGACATCCCCGCAGTTCATTTCCGATGCCATCACCTGGGGGGCGATTGGCGCTCGCAACACCGAAAGCCAGATTCACCGCCAGCTCGCCAGTGGTCTGTCCATGCCCGTCGGCTTCAAGAACGCCACCGACGGCAGCGTGAAGGCCGCTGTGGACGGGTGCTTCACGGCAGCACAGCAGCACACCTTCTTCGGCATTGACCACGAGGGACGTGCGGCGGCCGTCGAGACGCTCGGCAACCCGGATTGCCATGTGGTCCTGCGTGGTTCGTCGCACGGCCCGAATTTCGACCAGGCTTCGGTGCGTGAGGCCATGAAGAGCGTGCGGAGGGAGTTGCCCGCGCAATCAGCCGCCGCGCATGGCCTGGTAATCGATGCCTCCCACGGCAATTCCGGCAAGGACGAGCACCGTCAGATGCAGGTCGTGCGCAATATCGCCTCGCGTATCGCCGCAGGGGAGCAGGGCATCACCGGTCTGATGATGGAGAGCTTCATCGAGGGCGGCAATCAGCCCGCCGCACCCCTCGCTCAGCTGGTGTACGGCAAGTCCATCACCGACAGGTGTATTTCCTGGCCGGATACCGAACGGCTTCTTCGGGAGTTGGCCGATGCGGTCAGCACTCGCCGATGGAATTAG
- a CDS encoding 3-deoxy-7-phosphoheptulonate synthase produces the protein MAELRGPDSSEDVKRRRLGEQAVFPETVDVNIRQLDPIPAPRSFIKELPLGAEQANLVLKSRHDVRHVLGGSDDRLLVIVGPCSIHDPAAAKDYARRLATVSHELGDRLVMVMRVYFEKPRTTVGWKGLINDPDLDGTYDIRKGMWLARRTLLDVLDAGIPAATEWLDPITPQYLSDAVSWGAIGARNTESQVHRELASGLSMPVGFKNSTDGNVKAAADSCFAAASEHHFLSINLDGHVIAAETRGNPDCHLILRGSSHGPNYDAESVRSAMQALGRSQASGPSLHGLIIDAAHGNSGKDEVIEADVVERIAARLAAGETGISGIMMESFIEAGNQQPAPLSQLVYGKSVTDPCIPWERTNQLLHTLADAVTSRRHLESGR, from the coding sequence ATGGCGGAGCTGCGTGGGCCTGACAGTTCGGAAGATGTGAAGCGTCGACGGTTGGGCGAACAGGCGGTCTTTCCCGAAACCGTCGACGTGAACATTCGTCAGCTCGATCCCATTCCGGCTCCGCGTTCCTTCATCAAGGAGCTGCCATTGGGCGCGGAACAGGCGAATCTGGTTCTGAAATCCCGCCACGATGTACGTCATGTGCTCGGCGGCAGCGATGATCGCCTTCTGGTGATCGTAGGGCCCTGTTCCATTCATGATCCCGCGGCCGCCAAGGACTATGCGCGCCGCCTGGCCACCGTCAGCCATGAGCTTGGCGACCGTCTGGTCATGGTGATGCGCGTGTATTTCGAAAAGCCCCGAACCACCGTTGGATGGAAGGGCCTTATCAACGACCCTGATCTCGATGGCACGTACGATATCCGCAAAGGCATGTGGCTCGCCCGCAGAACCCTGCTCGATGTGCTCGACGCGGGCATACCGGCCGCCACTGAATGGCTGGACCCGATCACTCCGCAGTATCTCTCGGACGCGGTGAGCTGGGGTGCCATCGGTGCGCGCAACACCGAAAGCCAGGTCCATCGTGAATTGGCCAGCGGACTGTCGATGCCGGTAGGCTTCAAGAATTCGACGGACGGCAACGTGAAGGCTGCAGCCGATTCTTGTTTTGCTGCCGCATCAGAGCATCACTTCCTGTCCATCAACCTCGACGGCCATGTCATAGCCGCCGAGACGCGGGGTAATCCGGATTGCCACCTGATACTTCGTGGTTCCTCACACGGTCCGAACTATGATGCGGAATCGGTCCGCAGCGCGATGCAGGCTCTGGGCCGTTCCCAAGCCAGCGGGCCGAGTCTGCACGGGCTCATCATCGATGCAGCGCATGGCAATTCCGGCAAGGACGAAGTCATCGAGGCCGATGTGGTCGAGCGCATCGCGGCAAGGCTTGCCGCAGGCGAAACCGGAATTTCGGGCATCATGATGGAAAGCTTCATCGAAGCGGGCAATCAGCAGCCGGCTCCCCTGTCGCAACTCGTATACGGGAAATCGGTGACCGACCCTTGCATTCCCTGGGAACGCACCAATCAGCTCCTGCACACATTGGCAGATGCCGTGACCTCGCGACGTCACCTGGAATCAGGCAGATAA
- the mtnN gene encoding 5'-methylthioadenosine/S-adenosylhomocysteine nucleosidase: MTEQQGTETSRQVGASQQAVAIIGALEEEVNLIARSLHDVEHMEASRRAGLDVVSGTLHKDDGGDIRVVATVGGMGTVNAAATTQHLIDVYRPGAVIFSGIAGNLNPSLHINDVVLGGTLRYLDSDMRLIGQFAPKTEEFHSDGHLLDVADRALSQMDITHIVGIIASGDYFVDTPEKTQQVVRETGADAVEMEGAAVAHVAARNEVPALVIRALSDNADTDYEVFKEFDISEYADTAARLVIRILTQL; this comes from the coding sequence ATGACGGAACAGCAAGGCACTGAAACTTCACGGCAGGTCGGCGCTTCGCAGCAGGCGGTGGCGATTATCGGCGCTCTGGAAGAAGAAGTGAATCTTATCGCCCGGTCGCTTCATGACGTCGAGCACATGGAAGCCTCACGACGGGCGGGTCTCGACGTGGTCAGCGGGACGCTTCACAAGGATGACGGCGGCGACATCAGGGTGGTCGCGACGGTTGGCGGCATGGGCACGGTCAACGCCGCAGCGACGACGCAGCATCTCATCGACGTGTATCGGCCCGGAGCGGTCATCTTCTCCGGTATAGCGGGCAATCTGAATCCTTCCCTGCATATCAACGATGTGGTGCTCGGCGGCACCTTGCGCTATCTGGATTCGGATATGCGTCTTATCGGGCAGTTCGCACCCAAAACCGAGGAATTCCATTCCGACGGTCATCTGCTGGATGTGGCCGATAGAGCGCTGTCGCAGATGGACATCACCCATATCGTGGGCATCATCGCCTCAGGCGATTATTTCGTCGATACTCCGGAGAAGACGCAACAGGTCGTCCGGGAGACCGGTGCCGACGCGGTGGAGATGGAAGGCGCGGCCGTCGCTCATGTCGCCGCACGCAACGAGGTGCCGGCTCTGGTGATCCGTGCGCTCAGTGATAACGCCGATACCGATTACGAGGTGTTCAAGGAATTCGACATCAGCGAATATGCGGATACCGCCGCGCGTCTGGTCATCCGGATTCTCACGCAGCTCTGA
- the rplJ gene encoding 50S ribosomal protein L10, with amino-acid sequence MKRPEKEEVVAELTGKFRDADAILLTEYRGLSVPQIADLRDKLGRDTSYAVAKNTLARIAAKEAGVDGLDELLAGPTAITFVKGDYVQAAKTLRDFNKANKQLVVKGGFADGTIYDAEGVTKLADLESREVLLSKMAGALKGTMAKAAFAFVALPTKAVRTIDALREKQEQAA; translated from the coding sequence ATGAAAAGGCCCGAAAAGGAAGAGGTGGTTGCAGAGCTTACGGGTAAATTCCGTGATGCCGACGCAATCCTGCTCACCGAGTACCGCGGGCTCAGTGTCCCGCAGATCGCAGACCTGCGTGACAAACTAGGCCGCGATACTTCCTATGCCGTGGCGAAGAACACGCTCGCACGCATTGCAGCCAAGGAGGCTGGTGTAGACGGACTCGACGAATTGCTCGCCGGACCCACCGCCATCACCTTCGTCAAGGGCGATTATGTCCAGGCAGCAAAGACCTTGCGTGACTTCAACAAGGCAAACAAACAGCTCGTCGTCAAGGGCGGTTTCGCAGACGGAACCATCTATGACGCCGAGGGTGTAACCAAGCTCGCGGATCTCGAATCCCGCGAGGTTCTGCTTTCCAAGATGGCCGGCGCGCTCAAGGGCACGATGGCCAAGGCGGCATTCGCCTTCGTCGCACTGCCTACCAAGGCCGTACGTACGATCGATGCGCTGCGCGAGAAGCAGGAGCAGGCCGCCTGA